Proteins encoded together in one Chaetodon auriga isolate fChaAug3 chromosome 20, fChaAug3.hap1, whole genome shotgun sequence window:
- the LOC143338672 gene encoding uncharacterized protein LOC143338672: MSKLERLNTRVAKLLTEAVQEVLEVVKETVSEYQEKTARTQRENESLKRRLQELRGKMMRASIDVVPTSSPLPEEEEDTQNEEQDLGLASRQITELPATEQDLVSSHQPDRDVKQESKQQEDYNNTDSQAECSVAQAAEHCKAQSEEVVHIIEEAVTVHTSHSPNSAVTSNDACASHSSTSVGVNFAVIKGEPERTDCTTSVPPCLQEQYSGCVDLSCNSSRYSSAETHRSQVSAEPCGLVFVHSNHAVSRRHAFVKTNRAAFDGRKIRMEHFRRDDPHSCVVCGKTFSRVGNLRIHQRCHTGEKPYGCIQCGRRFSQAGDLKKHKRVHTGEKPYYCNQCGKSFSRGENLKRHQKIHIGEILQLQQVWREQQQ, translated from the exons ATGTCTAAACTGGAACGTTTGAACACTCGTGTGGCCAAGCTCCTGACTGAGGCGGTGCAGGAGGTTCTGGAGGTGGTGAAGGAGACGGTGTCAGAGTACCAGGAGAAAACTGCcagaacacagagagagaacgagagtctgaagaggaggctgcaggagctTCGTGGCAAGATGATGAGAGCCAGTATAG ATGTTGTACCTACAAGTAGCCCGTtacctgaagaagaagaagacacacaGAATGAAGAGCAGGATTTGGGGCTCGCTTCGAGGCAGATCACAGAACTCCCTGCAACAGAGCAAGACCTGGTAAGCAGCCACCAACCCGACCGTGACGTGAAGCAGGAATCCAAACAACAGGAGGATTACAATAACACGGATTCACAAGCTGAGTGCAGCGTGGCACAAGCAGCAGAACATTGCAAAGCACAATCAGAGGAGGTGGTACACATCATTGAGGAGGCAGTGACAGtccacacatcacacagtcCAAACAGTGCTGTCACATCCAATGATGCATGCGCCTCTCACTCCAGCACCTCAGTCGGGGTAAACTTTGCGGTTATCAAAGGAGAGCCAGAACGAACAGACTGCACAACGTCAGTACCACCATGTCTTCAGGAACAGTATAGCGGTTGTGTGGATTTAAGCTGCAACTCGTCTCGTTACAGCTCTGCTGAGACGCACAGGTCACAAGTGAGCGCTGAACCTTGCGGACTTGTCTTTGTCCACTCGAACCACGCCGTATCTAGGAGACATGCATTTGTAAAAACCAACAGGGCTGCGTTTGACGGGAGAAAAATCAGGATGGAGCACTTCAGGAGAGATGACCCACACTCGTGCGTCGTATGCGGAAAGACGTTCAGCCGGGTCGGGAACTTGAGAATCCACCAGCGTTGTCATACAGGGGAGAAGCCGTATGGCTGCATACAGTGTGGGAGACGTTTTAGCCAGGCCGGAGACCTGAAGAAACACAAGAGGgtccacacaggggagaaaccgTATTACTGCAACCAGTGTGGAAAGAGCTTCAGTCGGGGGGAGAATCTGAAAAGACACCAGAAGATCCACATCGGAGAGATTTTACAGTTACAGCAAGTGtggagggagcagcagcagtga